From a region of the Lactuca sativa cultivar Salinas chromosome 4, Lsat_Salinas_v11, whole genome shotgun sequence genome:
- the LOC111876053 gene encoding uncharacterized protein LOC111876053, with product MAVSTAPPTTTATAFLKTVDRRLSSANTSPLRRIFPANKSSKILAMAPKKKVNKYDKSWKKEWFGAGLFFEGTEEVNVDVFKKLEKRKVLSNVEKAGLLSKAEKLGFTLSSIEKLGILSKAEELGLLSLLETAAGFSPAALASAALPVLVAAILAIVYIPDDSTALVVVQTVIAGTLAATATGLFVGSIVLEGVQEAD from the exons atGGCGGTGTCAACAGCACCTCCGACCACTACCGCTACCGCTTTTCTCAAGACCGTTGACCGTCGTCTCAGTTCTGCTAACACTTCGCCGCTCCGTCGTATCTTTCCCGCCAATAAATCCTCCAAGATTTTAGCCATGGCACCGAAAAAGAAG GTGAACAAGTACGACAAAAGTTGGAAAAAGGAGTGGTTTGGGGCTGGGCTGTTCTTCGAAGGAACCGAAGAAGTAAACGTCGACGTATTCAAAAAGCTAGAAAAACGTAAAGTGTTGAGCAACGTCGAGAAAGCAGGGCTGTTATCCAAGGCGGAGAAGCTAGGATTCACTCTTTCATCCATCGAGAAATTGGGGATTCTGTCAAAAGCGGAGGAGCTAGGGCTTCTCAGCTTGCTTGAAACCGCGGCTGGATTCTCTCCGGCAGCTTTAGCATCTGCGGCGCTGCCAGTTCTGGTGGCGGCGATACTAGCAATTGTATACATCCCAGATGATTCTACCGCTCTCGTGGTGGTGCAGACCGTCATTGCAGGTACGCTTGCTGCCACAGCTACCGGATTGTTTGTTGGTTCGATTGTGTTAGAGGGAGTACAGGAAGCTGATTAG